The following proteins are encoded in a genomic region of Streptomyces gobiensis:
- a CDS encoding RraA family protein, with product MQTTYNELVRPPQEVVDALCGMLLPEYSPSCLVADAHPRVGAIGGLLPVKREHRVIGPALTVDLPEDGLVDILPVLPTAQPGDVIVLACHSNTRMAMWGGLMATLSQMAGIAGAVVDGAIRDVDELRDLDFPVWYRATMPRRCPPAAPPDTDTPVQVNVPVLIDGELVQPGDIVVAEENGVGVVPPALADEVLAATRQLLAKESVIRDKINNNATLAELLAEFGHL from the coding sequence GTGCAGACCACGTACAACGAGCTTGTCCGGCCGCCCCAGGAGGTTGTTGACGCGTTATGCGGCATGTTGCTGCCGGAGTACAGCCCGAGCTGTCTGGTCGCCGACGCCCACCCGCGTGTCGGTGCGATCGGAGGTCTTCTGCCGGTCAAGCGGGAACACCGCGTCATCGGACCCGCGCTGACGGTCGACCTTCCGGAGGACGGCCTGGTCGACATCCTGCCCGTGCTGCCCACGGCACAGCCAGGTGACGTCATCGTGCTGGCCTGCCACAGCAACACCCGGATGGCGATGTGGGGCGGCCTGATGGCGACACTGTCACAGATGGCGGGCATCGCCGGCGCCGTGGTGGACGGCGCCATCCGGGACGTTGACGAACTGCGGGACCTGGATTTCCCGGTCTGGTACCGCGCCACCATGCCGCGCCGCTGCCCGCCTGCGGCGCCGCCCGATACGGACACACCGGTGCAGGTCAATGTGCCCGTCCTGATCGACGGTGAGCTCGTCCAGCCCGGGGACATTGTGGTAGCTGAGGAGAACGGTGTCGGCGTTGTGCCACCCGCGCTCGCGGATGAAGTTCTGGCGGCGACACGGCAACTTCTGGCCAAGGAGAGTGTGATCCGCGACAAAATCAACAATAACGCCACGCTGGCGGAACTGCTGGCTGAATTTGGTCATCTGTGA
- the ahcY gene encoding adenosylhomocysteinase, translating into MTVSLTTDSAGSVSDFKVADLALASTGREEIRLAELEMPGLMALREEYAPQQPLAGKRIAGSLHMTVQTAVLIETLAALGADVRWASCNIFSTQDQAAAAVVVGPNGTLDNPQGSSVFAWKGETLEEYWWCMEQLLTWPDGSGPHSIVDDGGDATLLVHLGAEYEATGDVPLAAESDSEEYRIILDTLRRSLADHPTKYTSMAKDVIGVTEETTNGVNRLYKLAREGKLLFTGINVNDSVTKSKFDNKYGIRHSLVDGINRATDVMIAGKLAVICGYGDVGKGAVESLRGQGARVVVTEIDPICALQAAMDGLHVVALDEVISSGDIFITTTGNRDIIMADQMARMKNNAIVGNVGHFDNEIDMAGLARIPGIKKTEIKPQVHKWTFQDGKSIIVLSEGRLLNLGNATGHPSFVMSCSFANQTIAQVELHTRPGEYEEKVYTLSKHLDEKVARMHLSALDATLTVLTKEQADYIGVDVEGPFKPDHYRY; encoded by the coding sequence GTGACGGTTAGCCTGACCACCGACAGTGCAGGTTCGGTGAGCGACTTCAAGGTCGCCGATCTCGCGCTCGCTTCTACCGGCCGCGAGGAGATCAGGCTCGCAGAGCTTGAGATGCCCGGACTGATGGCGCTGCGTGAGGAGTACGCCCCACAGCAGCCGCTGGCCGGCAAGAGGATCGCAGGCTCCTTGCACATGACCGTACAGACGGCGGTGCTCATCGAGACCCTCGCCGCGTTGGGCGCGGATGTCCGTTGGGCCAGCTGCAATATCTTCTCCACCCAGGACCAGGCCGCCGCCGCGGTGGTCGTCGGCCCGAACGGCACGCTCGACAATCCCCAGGGCAGCTCGGTTTTCGCGTGGAAGGGCGAAACCCTGGAGGAGTACTGGTGGTGCATGGAGCAGCTGCTCACCTGGCCGGATGGGTCGGGCCCGCACTCCATCGTCGATGACGGCGGTGACGCGACGCTGCTGGTGCATCTCGGGGCCGAGTACGAGGCGACGGGGGATGTGCCCCTCGCGGCCGAAAGCGACTCGGAAGAGTACCGGATCATCCTGGACACGCTGCGGCGTTCGCTGGCTGACCACCCCACGAAGTACACCAGTATGGCCAAGGACGTTATCGGGGTCACCGAGGAGACCACGAATGGTGTCAACCGGCTGTACAAGCTGGCCCGTGAGGGGAAGCTCCTCTTCACCGGCATCAATGTCAATGACTCGGTGACCAAGAGCAAGTTTGACAATAAGTACGGCATCCGGCACTCGCTGGTTGACGGCATCAACCGGGCCACTGATGTGATGATCGCTGGCAAGTTGGCAGTGATCTGTGGTTATGGCGATGTCGGTAAGGGGGCGGTCGAATCCCTGCGTGGCCAGGGCGCACGTGTGGTCGTGACGGAGATCGACCCGATCTGCGCATTGCAGGCCGCGATGGACGGACTGCACGTCGTGGCACTGGACGAGGTGATCTCCTCCGGCGACATCTTCATCACCACGACCGGAAACCGGGACATCATCATGGCCGACCAGATGGCCAGGATGAAGAACAATGCCATCGTCGGCAATGTTGGACACTTCGACAACGAGATCGACATGGCCGGCCTCGCCAGGATTCCCGGTATCAAGAAGACGGAAATCAAGCCGCAGGTCCACAAGTGGACGTTCCAGGACGGAAAGTCCATCATCGTCCTGAGCGAGGGCAGGCTGCTCAATCTGGGTAACGCCACCGGGCACCCGAGCTTTGTGATGTCGTGCTCGTTCGCCAACCAGACGATCGCCCAGGTCGAGTTGCACACCAGGCCCGGAGAGTACGAGGAAAAGGTCTACACGCTGTCCAAGCACCTCGACGAAAAGGTGGCGAGGATGCACCTCTCCGCTCTCGACGCCACGCTCACGGTGCTCACCAAGGAGCAGGCCGACTACATCGGTGTCGATGTGGAAGGGCCGTTCAAACCAGATCACTACCGCTACTGA
- a CDS encoding ATP-grasp domain-containing protein: MFSLARAHANGNRYLLLLGSDILLRERGIVSALRTYPGPVIGMSESPATSSANRFFDHVLTADYYDAGQALAAVEAFERETGLRPDTVVPIIEMTVHVSVAIAGHYGLPTLSDACLARVRDKHTMKVAFEEAGVPCARHRLFSTLPQLRAAADELTFPLVLKPRDFAGNVGTIKVNDPSELPAAFDYCRNSLLEIAPTYNFADGRYQAEEFVAATHEVSVEVANHEGQRAVLAVTSKSKAGAPYFTEKGQLIPSPDSDNEALRQVALDACAALLIDRGLAHVEVLVNGDKLSVVEVAARPGGDGIMDLIDRVYGYSPYDIHIASYRGVMDKLPDLPRQPRGIGATVFLKAPAGTVAEVHTVNELTSQEVALYTIAKVGDWSRPQTSYLARDGLLECFEYGQPDEQDPVAFQARVDELAKIRADQLFTVTETAPEEGR, encoded by the coding sequence ATGTTCAGCCTCGCCCGCGCGCACGCCAACGGCAACCGCTATCTGCTTCTGCTCGGCTCCGATATTCTGCTGCGTGAGCGCGGCATCGTCTCGGCGTTACGCACTTATCCAGGTCCGGTCATCGGGATGAGCGAGTCACCCGCGACAAGCAGCGCCAACCGGTTCTTCGACCATGTGCTTACCGCCGACTACTACGACGCCGGGCAGGCCCTCGCCGCGGTGGAGGCGTTTGAGCGCGAGACGGGGCTACGGCCGGACACGGTGGTGCCCATCATTGAGATGACCGTGCATGTGTCGGTCGCCATCGCCGGCCACTATGGCCTGCCGACACTGTCGGATGCCTGCCTCGCCCGGGTCCGGGACAAGCACACCATGAAGGTGGCGTTCGAGGAAGCCGGGGTGCCGTGTGCCCGTCACCGGCTGTTCAGCACTCTGCCGCAACTGCGCGCGGCCGCCGATGAGCTGACCTTCCCACTGGTGCTCAAACCGCGTGACTTCGCCGGAAACGTCGGCACCATCAAGGTGAACGATCCCAGCGAACTGCCCGCCGCCTTCGACTACTGCCGCAATTCACTGCTGGAGATCGCGCCCACTTACAACTTCGCCGACGGCCGGTATCAGGCGGAAGAGTTTGTCGCCGCTACTCATGAGGTCTCGGTGGAAGTGGCCAACCATGAGGGACAGCGCGCCGTGCTGGCGGTGACGAGTAAGTCCAAGGCCGGGGCCCCGTACTTCACCGAGAAAGGGCAGCTGATACCCAGCCCCGACTCGGACAACGAGGCGCTGCGCCAAGTAGCGCTGGATGCCTGCGCTGCCCTTCTCATCGACCGTGGTCTCGCGCATGTGGAGGTGCTGGTCAACGGGGACAAGCTGAGCGTGGTGGAAGTGGCGGCCCGTCCGGGCGGTGACGGGATCATGGATCTTATCGACCGGGTCTATGGATACAGCCCGTACGACATCCACATCGCCTCCTACCGGGGTGTCATGGACAAGCTGCCGGACCTTCCCAGGCAGCCCAGGGGCATCGGCGCGACCGTGTTCCTCAAGGCGCCCGCGGGTACGGTCGCCGAAGTGCACACGGTGAATGAACTCACCAGCCAGGAAGTCGCGCTCTACACCATCGCCAAGGTCGGGGACTGGTCCCGGCCGCAGACCTCATATCTGGCCCGGGACGGACTGCTGGAGTGCTTTGAGTACGGGCAGCCCGACGAACAGGATCCCGTGGCCTTCCAGGCCAGGGTGGACGAGCTGGCCAAAATCCGCGCCGACCAGCTTTTCACCGTGACGGAGACGGCCCCCGAGGAGGGCCGGTGA
- a CDS encoding MFS transporter translates to MILGTLRTIAGLNRDLRTLFVTTLLFRSGTMAFPFLAVYLLGQDRYRPAEIGLIVGVFGVGALLADLSASLFLGRVRPSLVMVAGSVVYALVLVVLPLLSGLVVLVGATLLWGMAYEVYTPAAYAQVVASSPPSERKVAFSCHRLAINLGMGIGPAIGGLLFAVAPVALFYINAACVLAAAVILWLYGPSATPLQHSAAERVRLVSPTPRGELQFWTIFSLAIPVHVAYALPPILLSAYIIEGLGLPAYWASVVFVVNAAAIVLFEVPLNKAMASMSHARSLLIGFGLAGAGFALMGVTAHGVLLALITLVWTAGEMIVFPSLLSYVSHLSDRSVANRNVGLYSAGANIGFIAAPQIGLVLTSDDSPGTPWLVTGLAVGAAFALMLGSRLSEWTWHSDERQETAPGQPAPAASHRSSENNQV, encoded by the coding sequence ATGATCTTAGGCACTCTCCGGACGATCGCCGGGCTCAATCGTGATCTTCGCACGCTGTTCGTGACGACGCTGCTGTTCCGGTCGGGCACGATGGCCTTTCCGTTCCTCGCGGTGTATCTGCTGGGGCAAGACCGGTACCGGCCAGCTGAGATAGGTCTGATCGTTGGTGTCTTCGGGGTGGGCGCGCTGCTCGCCGATCTCTCGGCGAGCCTGTTTCTGGGCCGGGTCCGGCCGAGCCTGGTGATGGTGGCCGGTTCGGTTGTCTACGCGCTCGTCCTCGTCGTACTGCCGCTGCTGTCGGGGCTGGTGGTGCTGGTGGGCGCGACCCTGCTCTGGGGAATGGCGTACGAGGTCTATACGCCGGCGGCCTACGCACAGGTCGTCGCCAGCTCACCGCCCAGCGAACGGAAGGTCGCCTTCTCCTGCCATCGGCTGGCGATCAACCTGGGCATGGGCATCGGGCCGGCCATTGGCGGCCTGCTGTTCGCGGTGGCACCAGTGGCGCTCTTCTATATCAACGCGGCCTGTGTGCTGGCTGCGGCGGTCATCCTCTGGCTGTACGGCCCATCGGCCACCCCGCTCCAGCACAGCGCGGCGGAGCGGGTCCGTCTTGTTTCACCCACCCCCCGTGGCGAGCTTCAGTTCTGGACCATCTTCAGTCTGGCCATTCCGGTGCATGTGGCGTACGCCTTGCCGCCCATCCTGCTGAGCGCGTACATCATCGAAGGTCTGGGGCTGCCCGCTTACTGGGCGAGCGTGGTGTTCGTGGTCAACGCGGCCGCGATCGTGCTGTTCGAGGTGCCGCTGAACAAGGCCATGGCCAGCATGTCGCACGCGCGGTCACTACTGATCGGATTCGGACTGGCGGGCGCGGGCTTCGCGCTGATGGGTGTCACGGCCCATGGCGTTCTGCTGGCCTTGATCACTTTGGTGTGGACTGCGGGCGAGATGATCGTGTTTCCCAGTCTGCTCAGCTACGTCAGCCACCTCTCCGACCGATCGGTGGCCAACCGCAACGTCGGCCTCTACTCAGCCGGGGCCAACATCGGTTTCATCGCCGCACCGCAGATCGGCTTGGTGCTCACCTCCGACGACTCGCCAGGAACGCCATGGCTGGTCACCGGGCTGGCCGTGGGTGCCGCGTTCGCACTGATGCTTGGCTCCCGGCTCAGCGAATGGACCTGGCACTCCGATGAGCGGCAGGAGACTGCCCCTGGCCAGCCGGCCCCTGCGGCCAGCCACCGTTCAAGCGAGAACAATCAGGTATGA